Proteins found in one Apostichopus japonicus isolate 1M-3 chromosome 16, ASM3797524v1, whole genome shotgun sequence genomic segment:
- the LOC139983724 gene encoding uncharacterized protein encodes MAEPQNLEDKKQILIKALKKRYEIHYNGVKPIPYIQERLYCVDNVFVESGVNASVGGAASYAKAIQWERLESYKNIFNDSRMRSNRRIIEGEPGYGKSTLTLQLAYDWCNGVPDSPLYDVEILILLKLRQMGNVTSIYKAIKLYLIPDERRVKIRDIREIIESCRSVAFQLDGYDEYPEKDKENDVGRIMMLQMFPESDVTLTTRYLPKDYDTPNTTRIKLTGFDDAARDEYIRKAVCGNNEKAVAKVKKGLKENVIIDDLCQVPLFFSMFSHMTHEREDFQKFKSVTDFFRYMMRCFHHHTRNKAEEYNVERYATMFEANHEELSKVAFEGLSRENQQIVWEKVSLIKRLGEGFYNHHIRVGILVEEEVIVITDAATPSENIKTKTEVSFYHKIFCEWFASFHVTGIAADVEDPAELEPRLGKMDPFDLQYVFRFACGLNSGAGSNIIEYLKSKKGGDKFAILCILEQSGKFDGIMETVKDLCSETLPIREDDTKLLQRSTIQLLQIASSHDIIRSTWRLFNYPIDSIIKIPICHLSLKFSFNKVQHGDVLLKSGLCLPPLSSLEKISINEGSGNLISEDNVIGLLNYIQSEKFRELWFFNCKLPEFIRPGIIPETAKSRQIKVLWPSHVSQLDLHSGEWRKADDIQTIKSLCSGTVAIDNRTSESVQRSVIEVLVKASNHDIPIFSVDLVRSFNKVDEDDITLYSGLSLPIITSIERMSIVTEAGREMNKHEVNGILNYLQHSQRFKQLVFDFCLLPSSIPSSALSGLKSNINVFWRPYGFGKRSYRLNNKTGEWLLHRETASLFPNKAIGDKLTDADYTEEVGAFREHYRNRPWQQENRGSGLT; translated from the exons ATGGCGGAACCACAGAATTTGGAAG AtaagaaacaaatactgataaaAGCTTTGAAGAAGAGATATGAAATCCATTATAACGGAGTAAAACCTATTCCTTATATACAAGAAAGACTTTATTGTGTAGATAATGTCTTTGTAGAGAGTGGCGTCAATGCGTCGGTTGGGGGAGCCGCGTCATATGCTAAAGCTATACAATGGGAACGTTTAGAATcatacaaaaacattttcaatgattctCGTATGAGATCTAACAGACGTATCATAGAAGGAGAACCAGGGTACGGCAAATCGACTCTTACGCTGCAGCTAGCCTATGACTGGTGTAATGGTGTTCCGGACTCCCCTCTCTATGACGTAGAGATTCTAATCCTACTTAAGCTGAGACAGATGGGTAATGTGACGTCCATATATAAAGCAATCAAATTGTATCTAATACCTGACGAAAGAAGAGTCAAGATAAGAGACATTCGGGAAATAATAGAGAGTTGTAGGTCAGTTGCATTTCAGTTAGATGGTTATGATGAATACCCagagaaggacaaagaaaaTGACGTGGGACGTATCATGATGTTACAAATGTTTCCTGAGTCTGATGTTACCTTGACCACTAGGTACTTACCAAAGGATTATGATACACCCAATACAACCCGCATTAAATTGACTGGTTTTGATGATGCCGCCCGAGATGAGTACATCAGAAAGGCTGTTTGTGGAAATAATGAGAAGGCTGTTGCTAAAGTCAAGAAAGGTCTCAAGGAAAACGTCATTATTGATGACCTCTGCCAGGTTCCTCTCTTCTTTTCTATGTTTTCTCACATGACACATGAAAGGGAAGATTTTCAGAAATTCAAATCTGTCACTGATTTCTTTCGCTACATGATGAGGTGTTTCCACCATCACACAAGAAACAAAGCAGAAGAATACAACGTTGAAAGATACGCAACAATGTTCGAAGCTAATCACGAGGAACTTAGTAAAGTAGCTTTCGAAGGACTCAGCAGAGAGAATCAACAGATTGTCTGGGAGAAAGTGTCGCTGATCAAACGACTAGGTGAAGGCTTTTATAATCATCACATCCGTGTAGGTATTTTAGTAGAGGAGGAGGTCATTGTAATAACAGATGCAGCTACTCCCAGTGAAAACATCAAGACCAAGACTGAGGTCAGTTTTTACCATAaaatattctgtgaatggttcGCCTCATTTCATGTGACGGGTATCGCTGCAGATGTGGAAGATCCAGCTGAACTAGAACCAAGACTCGGTAAGATGGATCCATTTGACCTCCAGTACGTGTTTCGGTTTGCTTGTGGATTAAACTCTGGAGCTGGAAGTAATATCATCGAATACTTGAAGAGCAAGAAAGGTGGTGATAAGTTTGCCATTCTTTGTATCCTGGAACAAAGTGGAAAGTTTGATGGCATCATGGAGACTGTTAAAGATCTGTGTTCTGAGACACTACCAATCAGGGAGGATGACACCAAGTTACTCCAGAGGTCGACCATTCAACTCCTGCAGATAGCATCGAGTCATGAC ATAATTAGGTCTACATGGCGGCTATTTAATTATCCGATTGATTCTATAATCAAG ATACCAATATGTCATCTGTCGCTCAAGTTTTCCTTCAATAAGGTCCAACATGGTGACGTCCTGCTCAAATCTGGTCTTTGCTTGCCACCCCTCTCATCACTAGAGAAGATATCTATAAATGAGGGATCCGGGAACCTCATTAGTGAGGATAACGTCATAGGACTATTGAACTACATACAGTCTGAGAAATTCAGAGAACTTTG GTTCTTCAACTGTAAACTGCCTGAATTCATCAGACCTGGGATAATACCAGAAACAGCAAAATCAAGACAGATTAAAG TCCTGTGGCCAAGCCATGTCAGTCAACTTGATCTACACTCTGGTGAATGGAGGAAG GCTGATGACATCCAGACAATTAAATCGCTGTGTTCAGGTACTGTGGCCATTGATAATAGGACCAGTGAGTCagtacagaggtcagtcatAGAGGTCCTGGTGAAAGCATCCAATCATGAC ATTCCTATATTCAGTGTGGATCTAGTCCGTTCCTTTAACAAGGTTGATGAAGATGATATTACTCTCtactctggtctctctctaccaatcataacatcaatagAGAGGATGAGCATAGTAACAGAGGcagggagagaaatgaataaacatgaagttaatggaatattaaactatctacaacactctcaaagattcaaGCAACTGGT TTTTGATTTTTGTCTGCTGCCCTCTTCTATCCCTTCATCTGCTCTGTCGGGTCTGAAATCCAATATCAATG TTTTCTGGCGTCCTTATGGGTTTGGTAAACGGAGTTACAGATTGAATAACAAGACTGGTGAATGGCTGCTTCATAGAGAAACTGCTTCACTTTTTCCG